aactcAAGATTTACGAAGCTTTGAACTACATTATGATTAGGAACTTCCCAGAAGCCTCCAAAATTTTGATCGACGCAGCGTCAACGTTTACAGCGACGGAAATCATTTCATATGACGAAGTTATATTCTACGTTGTCATTCTGGGAATTGTAAGATGCTGCGGCGTTGGCATTAGCGTTTGCGAAGCGGGAGTTTTGTTCCGCCGCATGTGTCCACGTTGTGGGGCCCTCCCAATTTAACTTCCACAAAAGAGTCACCCTCTTATTTGCCCTCTCATCTACCCCCttatttaccttttttttttttttttttttttttttttttgcctgactCGTACATGCAGATGACAGAAGAGAGAACCGTGttggataaaaaaattctgaacagCTCGGTGATTTTGCAGGTCACGAGCAGCGATGACGACTTGCAGAGTTACATATCCTCCTTTTACCACTGCGATTATCGAACGTTTATGGAAAAGACAATCAAAATAGCCATGCGAGTGAAGAGGGACAAATACTTGGGAAGGCACTACCGATATTTTATTCGAAACACGAGGGTGAGAGCGTATAGGCAATTCCTGGAGCCCTTCAAAAGCGTCACGCTTAAGAACATGGCGTACGCCTTTGGGGTCAGTGAGGAATTTATTGAGAGCGAAATTTCCTCCTTCATCGCGAATGGCAAGTTGAACTGCAAAATTGACAAGGTGAACGGTTCGATAGAGAGCAACCAGCCCAACGAGCGGAACACGCTCTATTTGAACACGATTAAAAAGGTAGGTTTCGCGCGCGCGTGATTGTGAAGCGGTGTCTTCCGAGGATTTGTCCGGGGCGGAGGTGCACATTTATGCACCGGTGTGTCGACCCATCGGGGGGCGCATTTGCCCTTCCATTTGAGTGCCCCCTTATCACATTATCCTTTCCACTGTACAGGGGGACATTCTACTAAACAGGATACAGAAGCTGTCCAGGGTTATTGACATGTGACCGGCGATCTCTACCTAATAGCCGTTGTgtggctccccttttgcgtgaGCCGATTTCCCCGCAGGGCGATCACGGCCACGGTTGTGATGGGCCATCTGTTCCCTACCGCTGCGCTGCTGCGCCGCTACCACCTTGCAACAATTTTGCggccattttaattttttttttcaaaacggcggttcgtttttcctttttttttaagacaaTTCTTACCTGCACAGTGCAGAGTTTTATTTAAGCACACTTTGTTGCTGTCTTCCACGGTTTCACGTCGGTCGTTGCCAGGCCCCAGCACGAACGGTTGCATTTTGACCCGccaagcggaaaaaaaaaaaaaaaaaaaaaaaaaatacggtAAACTGCAGTggaaatgtgcaaaatggctagccggcaaggtaaaaaaaaagatatatacgGTAAACTGCAGCGGCAATGTgcaaatggctagctggcaaggtaaaaaaaaagatatatatggTTAAGTGCAGCGgaagtgtgcaaaatggctagctggcaagataaaaaaaaaaaaaatactattaAACACGGTTAATTGCGGTTGAATGAACAAAATCGCTAGCTGAcaagcaaagaaaaaggcaaatcgTCGACGGGGACAAAAACGGAAGGGTCATGGGAGCCATTCGCGGCAACTGTGCGAAGCATCTCCCAGATGAACGACTCCTCCGTTGTGGGGGAGGCTACATACACCCACTTCTGTACCCACTAATTCACGCACGAACCAACTTAGAGGTCACCCCAGAGATGTACTGCAAGTAGGCCGTCTTCAACAAGTAGATGTCCCTGTACAGACTGAAATGCAACTTGTGTATGTTAGTTGTGCTGAAGGGGTGCAATCGGAGGggcttaaaaataatttgcaaaattttattttctccctcAGTGTTAAAGATAGACGAATGGCAGTCCTCCttgaaaatgtaaagaaaaGATTTCACATGGTGTAAGGCATATTTTGACGTAAGTGTGTTTGTAAGTTTATACAGCTTCAAACTCATTTGGTAATTGACCAGTGTGTCTTTCTCTCCGTGGATAAAATGAATTTGCAAGTTGGCAAAAATGCTACTCAAATGTGTTGTTCCCTTTAAGTCGTAcagtattttaaaaaactctTTCAGCACGGAGATGTTGTCCCAGTGGACATAggggcattttttattcatgaCAAACCAGCTAAGTAGAAACAGCACACTATTGCTTAAAATGCTTTTCACCAATTTCTGCGTGTTCGTGAATGGAGCGACCAGGACGACTCTATCTACAGTTATGTTTAATTcgtttcttaattttttttccagctctTTCTTTCGCTGCTTTGCACTTTGCAGGCTTTCATTTACGCTGACTTTATTGGGGGCATTTTCGCAGCGTACATTTTCGCGGCGTACATTTTCGCGGCCTGCATTTTCTCGGCCTGCATTTTCTCGGCctgcatttttgtgaatCCCCAGTTTTAGCCTACTCCTTTGCTGATAGTTGGTAACGCTGCAGCAGTAgtggctgcttctcccttgGTGTAGTTCCACGGAGGGGGGTGCTTTATAGGGGGTGTGTTTCCTAAATGGTTGGTTTTGCAGATCGTCTTTGTCGTCTTCCCCTTGGGCACTTGCCCGTGGGTCCCCTCGTGGCTGCCCATCAGCGGCTGCGGCAGAAGGTCCATTCACAAAGACATCCCGGAAGGTTAATATTTTCCGCGCGTCATACACGTACTCGTTAACTCTGTTGTTGCTGCTACTGTTTAGCTTGATGGACAAGTCGTTTCCCTCGTTTGGGGGTTCCCTAATGGGCTCCCTTTCCTTTCGGTGGAATGGCGTTTTGCTCTCCCCTTGGAAGAAGTCGTTGTAGAGGCTCTTCGCAATGTCGAGCAGCAGCTGCAGGCCGACGCAGCACCCGAGCGAGTAGCCCAGGATGTTTACGGACACGCGGGAGCGGCTAAGGGGGTTACCGCGGTTAGCACTGCCTACACTTCTAACACCGCTAGCACTGCCTTCACTGCTAACGCCGCTATCATCTCCAACGCTGCCAACACCGCTGgcgtcgcttccccccccgcgcagctCCTTCAAGGCCTCCTTCAGCGCCGCCAGCGCACTTGTCTTGAACGTCAGGGGCGAGGGGTGGCCCGTGCTGTTGTTATACGCGGGGTAGTCcagcagcaaaaaggagtaccTAACTGggttcctccttttcctcttcttgtAGATTAGCGGCCCGTATATATCCGTGTAGTTCAGCTTGCCTTctttcacttcccccccgcggttTTCAAACGAGGGGTTTCTCCCCTGCATGTGGTAGGAAATGAAGTCGAACAGCTCGTCCCCTTCGCTGTCGCTCCGTTCTATGAAGAAGTCGTATGCGTCGTCGTCTTCGACGGAGTTTTCGCCCGCGTCGTGGGGGCTCTTCCCATGGGGGGCCTTCCCGAGGTGACCTCCTCGAAGAGGGGCACCCCCCGACTGTGCATCCTCCCCCTCGCTGTCCCCCGAGCGCCCCCGCACCCTCTCCCTGTAGTAGTCCAAAAAGTGGCCATAATTCTCAGGCCCAAACGAGTCGCACTTCCGACTGTACTGCTCGTAGTACGTTACAATTCGGTTGTATATTTCGGTGGCgtttttgtataaatttttgtgGAAGAAGATGTTCGGGGGTAATGGGGGTAGTTGGGGAAACCGCGGCAACGGGGgcatttttctctttgccCTTCCCCTCTGGGCGGGGCTCCCACTGCTTGGTCCGTTTCGCTCCCTCACATGATGGGGAGCAGCCAAATTGGGGAAGAACTCATTTGCCGAGTCGTGTTCCTGTTCAGGTGGAatgcccccctttggggTCCCCCTCCGTTGCTCTCCCCCGTTGGGGCAGGACTCTTCCTTCTGCTCGTTTTGCTTGTCTCCCCCGTTGGGACAGGCCCCTTCCTTCGCCTCGCTGTGCTTATCTCCCCCGTAGGGATAggcctcctccttcttttcgCTCCCCTCCCTGtgcaggtttttttttattttcctccgCTCCAATTTGGACAAGTACCTTACATACTCGGACGGGGGTATCTCTGTGGCGTACCGCAGAATTTTATAAACGGTGCTTAGTGAGTCCATGGACTTCATATCCTTCCCTCCAAAAATGACCCACAAGAATATGGGGACTGGGGGGTCCCGCCTCCTCCCCTCTGTGTGCTGCTTTAccttttccaaattttttttcttcacgtGGCTGAAAACGGAGTCGTACAGCTTGCCGTTTATGAAGTTGCGTATTTTGAAGTTGTTCACGTCTGCCAGGGGGGTCCTCCTGCCGCCCCGTTCGCTCGGCCAGGAAAGCGGCGAGGAGGTAGGCGGCGGAACGGTTTTCCCACTCCGCTGGGTATTCCCCCTCCGCTGCGCATCCCCCCTCCGCTGAGCATTCCCACTCCGCCGCTTATCCCCCCTGAAATAGCTGACCACCCCGTTCAGGTAATTGTGGTAATactggaagaggaaaaaaatatttttacaagtGTAGGGGAAGACGGGCTCTATGCTGCTGTTCCCATAGGTCATATAGACGCATGAGCAGTCGAACAGGGAGTTGCTCGCCGGGCTGACACGTCCTTCTCCCAAGTGGGACTCCTCCGTTGTAGCGTCCCCTTTCACAGTTGTGGCCATGTTAAGCAAGTTTCCCATTTGACCCCCATTCGTGTGCAGGTCACATCGGTTGTCCTTTTTCGCGCTGCTCTTCGATAGCAGCCCTGTTAGGCTCTTCCCCCAAAGGGGCAGcgtgtttgcctttttcacctcctcAGTGGTAATGCCCCCGGAAAGAGTGACCCCCCTTGTTGGCTGTCCGCAAACGAGAGGGTCTATCCCTCGTTTGGTGGGATAAACATCGGGTGAAGTACCACCCCCCAGAGGGGAAGGCACTCCACTCAAAGGGGGAACACTTTTCAAAGAGGCGAAGTAACTTTTCTTGGCGCACCTGAAGGAGCACTTATCCACGAAGTATCTGTTTCGCTGCATGTTTATTAAGTAGTTGGCTGCCCGACCACTTATTGTGCTGCCTCCCACACCATTTACTCCTCCTCCAGTTGGCACCCCTCGGTGTacccccttctcccccgttttgaaAAAGACCCACGAGCCATTATTTATGAGCGAGTGATCGCTTGTCGCCTTCTGAATGCGGAGGGAGTTCCCTGTCTCGTGCACATCCAGGGGGGGAATCAAATAGGCGTTGTAAATATAGGGGTAGCTAAACGAGGCGGTGTTATGGTCAACCAAGATGATGTCTTTTATGGGTTGAATCAATAACTCGAAATTAAGCCTCATCAACATGAGGCTGTAGAGACTTTCCCTGCTCTTGCTACCACCACTGCTGGTGTAGAAAAAAAGCTCATACCAGGTGTttttgaatttaaaaaaatgggcgtcttccttttctgttctTACTATGGGCAGGGGCAAATTTTTGGTCGCCTTACCTTTGTGCTTATCTAACTCGCTCAAGGGAATGGCTTCTTTCGGCAGACTCAAGATGGGTCTCTCCCTAATTTTGGCGCTTTTGCAGTTGGACAGCACGTGCTGGTGCCTCTCCTCGCGCGGGCATATCTTAAGGTTCTTCACGTACACGTTGTTTCCCTCTCGGAAGAGCTTCACCAGCTTGCTCTTCTGGGAGCGGCTGTTCCTATTCGCTGCCTTGCTGGGCGGGGGGTCACTTGGGCGGTCAGCGGGGTGGTCAGCTGGACGGGTTGTAGACCGCCCACTTGCGCTGCTGCCCAATGGACTGCGCGGCCGCCTCGCGGGGGAGCCCACGTCGCTGTGAAGAGATCCGCCCGACCCGCGACTCCCTGGGCGTCCGAAGGCGTTCTTCCGTACAAGCTGGCGAGACCATTTCGACCTACTCCTCAAGTAGTTACTATAAAGATGACTGaggctaaattttttttttatttcaccaTGGGGGGTGCTTCTATCGTCTTCATTGGGAGAGTCCCCATTTGTCTTTCCCGCAGGTAGATTGAAGTTTACATGCAGCGGATCCTCTCTTTGTGTGCCCTCCCTTTCCCAGCTGGGCA
The DNA window shown above is from Plasmodium vivax chromosome 9, whole genome shotgun sequence and carries:
- a CDS encoding 26S proteasome regulatory complex subunit, putative (encoded by transcript PVX_092075A), which produces MEVNKEDICELNKNSYPNFYLADLFYILQLAHISPDEKNETWVKLQDEIKKNNMYPYYSYVCEELNIPVDQDLYNSLKKNADEEINEIEKKIQEASENFDSVDTKNDVLLKANFFCKIGDKENALKEYEEVYKKGIGIGVKLDILLTIIRISIFFNDLKNTKKYLEQARTQMEKGGDWERKNKLKIYEALNYIMIRNFPEASKILIDAASTFTATEIISYDEVIFYVVILGIMTEERTVLDKKILNSSVILQVTSSDDDLQSYISSFYHCDYRTFMEKTIKIAMRVKRDKYLGRHYRYFIRNTRVRAYRQFLEPFKSVTLKNMAYAFGVSEEFIESEISSFIANGKLNCKIDKVNGSIESNQPNERNTLYLNTIKKGDILLNRIQKLSRVIDM
- a CDS encoding hypothetical protein, conserved (encoded by transcript PVX_092080A); protein product: MVSSINGLTDDAAIERRPSTKENNQTSSNLTKAKRISSVKLSKPSSDELTAVPDEVPSWEREGTQREDPLHVNFNLPAGKTNGDSPNEDDRSTPHGEIKKKFSLSHLYSNYLRSRSKWSRQLVRKNAFGRPGSRGSGGSLHSDVGSPARRPRSPLGSSASGRSTTRPADHPADRPSDPPPSKAANRNSRSQKSKLVKLFREGNNVYVKNLKICPREERHQHVLSNCKSAKIRERPILSLPKEAIPLSELDKHKGKATKNLPLPIVRTEKEDAHFFKFKNTWYELFFYTSSGGSKSRESLYSLMLMRLNFELLIQPIKDIILVDHNTASFSYPYIYNAYLIPPLDVHETGNSLRIQKATSDHSLINNGSWVFFKTGEKGVHRGVPTGGGVNGVGGSTISGRAANYLINMQRNRYFVDKCSFRCAKKSYFASLKSVPPLSGVPSPLGGGTSPDVYPTKRGIDPLVCGQPTRGVTLSGGITTEEVKKANTLPLWGKSLTGLLSKSSAKKDNRCDLHTNGGQMGNLLNMATTVKGDATTEESHLGEGRVSPASNSLFDCSCVYMTYGNSSIEPVFPYTCKNIFFLFQYYHNYLNGVVSYFRGDKRRSGNAQRRGDAQRRGNTQRSGKTVPPPTSSPLSWPSERGGRRTPLADVNNFKIRNFINGKLYDSVFSHVKKKNLEKVKQHTEGRRRDPPVPIFLWVIFGGKDMKSMDSLSTVYKILRYATEIPPSEYVRYLSKLERRKIKKNLHREGSEKKEEAYPYGGDKHSEAKEGACPNGGDKQNEQKEESCPNGGEQRRGTPKGGIPPEQEHDSANEFFPNLAAPHHVRERNGPSSGSPAQRGRAKRKMPPLPRFPQLPPLPPNIFFHKNLYKNATEIYNRIVTYYEQYSRKCDSFGPENYGHFLDYYRERVRGRSGDSEGEDAQSGGAPLRGGHLGKAPHGKSPHDAGENSVEDDDAYDFFIERSDSEGDELFDFISYHMQGRNPSFENRGGEVKEGKLNYTDIYGPLIYKKRKRRNPVRYSFLLLDYPAYNNSTGHPSPLTFKTSALAALKEALKELRGGGSDASGVGSVGDDSGVSSEGSASGVRSVGSANRGNPLSRSRVSVNILGYSLGCCVGLQLLLDIAKSLYNDFFQGESKTPFHRKEREPIREPPNEGNDLSIKLNSSSNNRVNEYVYDARKILTFRDVFVNGPSAAAADGQPRGDPRASAQGEDDKDDLQNQPFRKHTPYKAPPSVELHQGRSSHYCCSVTNYQQRSRLKLGIHKNAGRENAGRENAGRENVRRENVRCENAPNKVSVNESLQSAKQRKKELEKKLRNELNITVDRVVLVAPFTNTQKLVKSILSNSVLFLLSWFVMNKKCPYVHWDNISVLKEFFKILYDLKGTTHLSSIFANLQIHFIHGEKDTLVNYQMSLKLYKLTNTLTSKYALHHVKSFLYIFKEDCHSSIFNTEGENKILQIIFKPLRLHPFSTTNIHKLHFSLYRDIYLLKTAYLQYISGVTSKLVRA